From the Parus major isolate Abel chromosome 1A, Parus_major1.1, whole genome shotgun sequence genome, the window gcctgtCCATCCTGGGTGTTCTTTGGACTTCCACAAGAAACCATTCTGACACAAGGCAATGACAGTCACGGATGGTGGTGCCAGCCCGCTGCTGCCCGGATCCCAGGCTCCACCCTCTCACCCTGCAAGAGCTCTGTGGTTTGTTTCAAACACCTCAAGCTCCTGTTGCTGTGCTCCAGATGCTCATCCCAGCTGGCTCCACCATCAGGGTCCAAGGAGTGCTTATCTCTGGACATTGAGGACTGTAtcaaaaaatatcctttctgctgactaatatttaaatatataggttgtttttttttaaagtctgctGTAGAGTCTTTACACCTCCTAGCAGTTCAGCTCTAAGGCTGCAGTCTCACTGTGCTCAGGGACTCAGTGCAATTAGAAACAATACTTCAGTAAGGCTGCATACTCACATTGATCACATAGGTCCCAggcaaaaggagaagaaagtaCTCCCCTTGTTCATTTGTTCTGTAGGGGCAGACATGTGGCCTTCCTTTGGCTTCCACGATGGCGTTGGGAATAGGATTCCCATTCTTATCAGTAACTTGGCCTTTGACACCTTtgaaaaaagggagaggagggaaagatCGTGAACTGCAACTGGTGAGCCTCCTTCTCTGAGAAAGACAGATTGTTCTGTTGCTGGATGCACTCAAAGGCTATTTCACCACGTTTCAGCACATCTAATAATATCACTAGTCACTTTGGCCTTGCTCAAGGGAATTAAACCAGAAAATCCTTGGCTGTTGTTGTTAATAGCTTACTCTCATGTTAAATTAGCAGTATTGTAATCTCCTCTTCTAAATCTCATTTGCTGAAGGCATCATGCACACTTACTCTATGCCCTTTACTGAAGGGCTTCAATCTTCAGTACAGGTTTGGCAGTTTTTGCACCCACCCACCcttctttttttgtgatttaaaataagTCAGCCTCTTGTCTAGTACTTCCCAAAGGCAGAATACCAACAATGTCTGCTTATGAAGTAGTTTCCCTTAATTCCCACACACCATCTTCAAGGCAGCACCGACATTAGGCAGAGATAAAATAGCAGTCAGATATTTAGGGCAACAAAATGCAAGATAAGCAACAGGTTTGTGCAAACCCTTCAACTCATTGTTAAGCACCACAGCTTCActaagcagcatttttttccaaatatgaaGTCAGATCACACCTAGAGAAGCCTTCAAATTTACAAAATCCAAGCAAGCAAAGACCCGTGACACTTTTGCTGAGGCACACATACACTTAGAAACCTCTAATATAAATGATTGTCCCAAGGCTGCTCAGAAAAatgaggggagggggggagtGCATGGTCAGACAGCCCCTAGGGTCTGTCTCTTGCTCCTGCCCCACATTTCAAGCCCCTTGCACACCTGTAGTAGCACCCATTGCCCCTCACCTGACACGTTTGTAAGTTCTCCTGCCTTACCCATCCATGGCTTTGTAGCACTTCCAGTTCAGGAGCTCCCAAGTTAACACCAGATTTCTCCCCTGTGAGCTGTGACACTGACCCAGGCTGCTGAGGAGTTCCCTCTAAGCTGCCTCAGTTTTCACTCTGCCCCCATTGGCATACCCACCTAGGTGTACTTGTTTGATATATTCGATCAGAGCAACTTTGTTGTCTCTCCAGAACTTTTCCAGCTGGTCTGCTGGAGGATATTTACAGCATGACAGCTCCAATGTAATTTCAAAACACTGTCCCCAGACATAGTTGTAATCCTGCATTCCAccttaaaagtgaaataaaagggttttcagGTCCAAAGAAACACTAAGGTCAAATTAAAAGACAAACAGGAGAATTAAAACGTTAGTACTTGCATCATACCTGTAAGAAAAGTAAATCAGATAAGTTATTCCACAATGCCACACTTGTATTTATTGCCTCCTGCgaaaaatctttattatttaCTCATAGAGTGTTGTTTTCTAAAGCATACTTCATTTTGGAAATGATGATGATTGTGGCTGAGAAAGAGTGGGCCTTAGACTTAAATTCATTCAAGCTTTCCCAGCTAAAAAGGGACAGATAGGCTGGCATAGGATTTGTTACTGCCAAAGCCATTCCAAGACCCTTTTAAGTATTTGAATTCAGACAATGAGAACATACACAGTGCACAAGCCCCATATTCTATTTGGCTGCacataaagaatttatttctttcacatttatttcagtaattaaacatttaaaaattgacGACATATGAATAGAAGAATTCCTTCTTTCTGAAAGGAGAAGATCTTGGTGCCAAGCAATGTGTGCACGTGTGTTATGTGTATTACAGCTACTGCAGGCCTTAAGCACAGAATCAGGCAAACAGCAGTGACTGCCTCGTTTACTTGTGTAATTGCTGGCTGGAAGAGTCTGAAAACACCCATGTCCTGCTCACAGAACCTGTGTGAATGAGTTGACTTGCTCCCCTCATCAGCCCTCTAACTCTGACTAAAATCACTGTCCTTTCATCATCAGAGATGGCAGAAGAAAGTGAGATCATCTTACCAGCTGAATGAAATGTCAATGACATTCTTACCTTCCAGCTGGTACCAGGAGTACCCGTTGGTAATGCCTTCTGGGAAGGTCTGCCTGTTGTCACACCCCGTCCCTTTGTACATGCTGGCGTGGTTGGAAGAATAGGTTTTTGCCAGGTGAATAAAGACATCATCATCTGGAGATCTGCTATAGCCATTCAAAGAGCCAGTAACTGCAGAGTGAAGACAGCCATTGTGCAACTCTCATTACTGGTACAATACACAGTGGTGGCTTACATACAGGATAAACATCTCCCAAAAGGATATATTAGGCAGTGAATTTTGATGAGGTTTATCAAATTCTGCCCATCCCAGCTCAAAAGGTAGAAGAACTTTGCATGAATCCTTATAAATTGTGCTTTGGTGCAGCCAACATTTCTAAACCCAGTCAGCTGAGGAGAACAGAGTTTGTCACCAGCTTACCTGGGTTACCATTATCAAAGGTGTAACTGGCAACCAGGGCACCCCCGTGCAAGTTTGCCGAAAGaacaaatgtttcattttttatccAGTCCATTACTGCTCGAGTCTCTGGCTGAATTCTGGCGCTGTTGTTCTCAAAGGCGTCAGGAAAATTTCTGTTCAGATCTTCTCCATTCCTGTTGTACCTTTGAAAGAGAGAAGACATTCCCATTACTGTGTTGCCTGTGGATACTTCCACATCACCGGCCTCCCAGTACTCCAGATCTGTGGTGTGCTAGTATCTTCAGGGAACAGGCAAGATgaccattttttatttctcaagcATTACAGTGATGGACTTCAATTTGCtttctggcagctctggagtTTTCATAGGCCACAATAAAACAATTCAAGTGGAAACAGAGAATATTTAACATGCACAGAGAATGCACATCTACTCATAAGTGAATTAGAAAAACCAGAGCCAGGTCAGAAGGACTTTGTCCTCCTCCTGTatgtgttttttcctgcttgtaaAGAAGGCCAAGGTAACTATTGAATAGTTGTATTCCTTGGGCTGCCGTCAATCtcaacagacagaaaaaaatctgagtcAAACACAggatgcattttcttctccctgaaCCTTAATGCCCAGCTCTGTTCAAATGCTCTCTTGCTTTTTCACTCAGATAGGTCAGTACAGGAATAAAGAGGGTATTCACCATTGATTGTGTTAATTCTTTACCTCAATCTATTCAACCCTATTTAATAGTGAGGGGATAAAAAATACCCCCCTCCATACAAGTCCCATCTATTTGCTGAGgaatacattttttcctaataaaaaggTTGGCCTACTCTGGTCACCTAAAGAACTGAACTATCTaaacttccttttctcttgtttctgaGGTTGCCAAGGCCAGTGATCCAAGAGAACCTCTAGCTCatgggtttgctttttctgcacATTCCAAATTTGTCCTTTGGGCGTTTCTTCCCATTCTCTCACTGtccctttccctcttcttgCTTGTTAAGCTTTTCATCCCCTTTTTGGTCTCTGCAATAGCCACATTAAAAAGTGCAAAAGTAGCACAGGATGCAATGCCAAGttatattttcttctatgtaggtttttttcctccccattaCTATTAGCACAGAACCTATTATACCAACTCTGCTTGTGTAGCTCCTTACTAAATCCACATTCAACGTGATTTTTAAACACATTGCTGAAGTCCATTCAATAAGCTTAGACACACCTTTTCTCATTAAGAAGGGTTACAGAATTGTCCAATTGAAATAGATCCTTGTGGGTGGAATTTTCCTTGTAGCACTCCAAAGGTGCTACAAAATAGGGAATTGTGTTCGTATTCGCAATCTGGGTCTCCTGCCTAGAAGGTGAGGTCATTATACCATTCTGACCAATTTTTTCTGGCCACACCACATATAAATACCCTTCTGACTCAGTCTTCCAGAAACTCTATGCCATAACAATGTGTCTTCAGAAGAGCACAGCCAAAATTAGCCCAAGCACATCCTGTAGACTCTGCTCTCCACCAAGCATGATTCAGTCTTCTGGCTATCTGTGATTATTATTCCCCACCCATTTATTTTACCTCTCCCACCCTCCTAAGCCACCCTTACCTTCCTCGTGTGTAATAACAATCAGGCACTTTTGTAGCTTCAAATCCATCAGGATTCATCGTTGGCATGATATGAATCCGGGTATTATTGAGTAACCGGGTAATAACTGGGTCACGTCCATAGCTGGTCACCAGGAAATCTATCAAATGGAGCAGGATTTCTCTCCCAACAGTCTGTGTAAAGAAGCACAGATTTTACTTTAAGTTTGATaatggaagaagaagaaaataaataaataaataaagatccCCCACCTTGAACTTAGAGGTTTTTCTTATGGACTACACAGGCATACCAGGCATATGAGAGCACTCTGATCAACAATGCTTTGTTTTATGCCCTcccttaaatatatttaaagtaaCTGAATAGATAAAAGGAATCACTGGAGGGTTTTCACAAGGGTTTTAAACCCAGATCAACCAGACCATTTTGTATAATGGGAAACTGACTGTGTCAGATGCACTGCTTAAATCTCACATGGATAAAGAACAGCTATAACAAAAACTAAAACTGCCTGATAAACATCGTGTGGGCTTGAGAACGCCtcaaaaactgtgttttctcagtCCCACTGCAGggtcccagctctgtgctggtgccaCAATGACCCTGCACATGAGCACCAGCGCTGTGTGGCACCGCTTGGCACTGGTGCTTCAGAAGGAAGGGAGGACAAGTCTGCCACAAGTTTTCCAGGATGCCacagagcaggatttttttcttgttgatcCTCTTTTATGGGAAGTCAATATTAATACAAGATCAAAGAGGCCACATAGATACTTCTGTTACATTGCTTTCTTTTAACGTCATGAACGTGTGCATTGGGGAAACCAAATAAATCCTTAGAAAAAGACACGGAAAGACATTTGGATACAGACTTTAGATCAAGGAGAGGCAGGGGCAGAGAAAAAGTTAAACACATATTTTTGTTCATATAAATTTGTGTAAGTCGTGAAAGCTGACATCTCCCTTTAGTCTTTCAGATTTTAGGCAAAATAGTGTCAAGCACCAGATTCAGAGTTAAGGACCATCCTATTCTACCCCAGAAACCACTGCTAGTGTTCACTGGACCATACTTTCCAGGGGCACTTTCCACAGCACCATGCCTCAAGGGTGCTTTAGGGTTCCTAAATCCTGCTTGGAAAGGGAACAAACCAAGACTTGCAAGTAGATGAGTTCAAGAAATAACTTATCTCTATCTCCAAGAACAAAGCCTGGTATATCACAACAGGATCTAAACCAGCACCCGAGTATGTGAAAACAGACTGCTCTGCAGGTCTGATAAACATACTCTGTGAAATTTAAGAAGGGATGCAACAGAACCTGTCTTGTACAGGGAGCTCTTGAAAAGAGTGATAGACATCTTGGGAAGCATATAAGGGtgggggaagaaaggaggggagAGAAATCAGCCAAATCATGGCCCTGGGCATGATAGGTGAAGTTACCAGACTCAGAATCAGCAAGAATGGCTCTACCACAGAGACAGCTGAACTACAGACAAGGCTGGactgctgctggagaaactGGGAAAGTGCTCATCTCCTACTGTACTTCTCTTCAGTGCCTGAccaaaagaaatcacaaaaagaAAGGGTAGAGAAGCAGGAacagaaaggggggaaaagaaaagtaaCAGAAGAATGTGGTAGAAAAGAACAATGTTTACAAAGAATGAAAGATGACCAGATTTTCACAGATGACCTTCTTCATATTTAAAAGCTAATCCCAGGCTTACTTACCTGTACGGTATTTTACAAACTACTTTATAGGTTTCCTGGTTGTTGTACTCAGGGCATTAGGTGATTCAGATTATCATAAAAGTGTTGGCATTTGGGTGATTGCACAGTGAGGAAAGAATATACTTATTATCACTGTTTTGGTGTGGCAACAGaggggtggttttgttttggtccAGAGCAGCCTGCATTGCTTGGGAAAGCACATCTGGAAGTATCTGAGGGAAAGTTTTTGTTTCTGGGAAAGTTCAAGGTCAAGTTTTGATCAAGGCCATGGAAAGCATCTGCTGCTCAGTCAAGCTTTGCCCTGTTGCTACAGAGGTCAGGTGTGCCTTTGGATAAGAGTTATGagtcagttttattttagagcTTCAAATAAAGGATCTAGACACACTGTAGGTAGATTACTGACAGTAAAGTCTAGGGCAGACACCTTCACCTGCCTCAGTTTTAATATGAAGATAGACAGAAGAGCAGGGGACAGCATGAATGTGTTCTGGGGCTTTGAGAGGACACGAACATTTGTTTTTGATTACAGTATCCCAAGGGAGATGCTGAGGTGGATTGTACTACTGTATTTCACAGGAAGgatgacagaaaaacaaaggaaatccCTTTCTCCCACCTCTAGGGATACAATTAGACATTAAGTTTCTCTGTACACTTTCAGATGTCAGCTTCCTCCTGTGCCTCAAAGGGAGAAAGTCAGCAGGAAAGGCATTCAGCGATCCTCAGGGGAAGCCTTGAATGGAGAAGCGTGCATGTTTCAGGACATGGATCAGCACTGTAGAAAAGGGTGCAACTGCTGCTTCTGTACACAAATCCTCTAAAGTTCCTGACTCTgcctgctggcagggctgtgtcagCACCCTGCTCAGCTACCACAGGGATTACTCAAGAAGCTCGAGCAGCAGCCAGTTAGGAGATTAAGGTTAGCTGCAATTGCACCTGTACTGTGCCACTTCACTGCATCAGCGCTGGGTTTAGAACAGTGTTGTTACCACATGAGAGAGACCTAACACCAGGGGACTAGGGGTGgacatttttgttattaaaattcTGTCCTTAAACGTGGCCTGTTTTTTAAGTTGAACAATGTTGAAAGAAAGATCCAAACCATCAGGTAGGACCTGTTTCAGGGCACCACAGTCCTGTCTGCCTCcttgctccagccccagctgctccacaggCCAGGTTCAGCATTCCAGCCACAACCCCACCTAAGGAAGCGGAGTATGAGCAGAGAAACCAGTAGGCCATCCTGGTTTCCCACTGAAATGCCACACTTGCaagatgttatttttaacaCTTGTACAGCACTAATTGTTATGCACCGCTAGGACACACCCCGGTAGGTTAACACAGGGTTAAAGTGGCTGTTTGTGCGAGTAGTTTGGCACACATCCCTTTATTTCTACAGCAGCAATCCCTATGGACATCTGAGAAATACCATGGGTATGACAGGGAAGTGCAGTTCTCTGGTTTATTACTGAAGGAAAATGGCAATACAAAGCCAGCTTTTGATCTAGTAACTGGCATAAGTTGTTAC encodes:
- the CPM gene encoding carboxypeptidase M isoform X2, giving the protein MPPTPPSPTCTASGDRWKTVGREILLHLIDFLVTSYGRDPVITRLLNNTRIHIMPTMNPDGFEATKVPDCYYTRGRYNRNGEDLNRNFPDAFENNSARIQPETRAVMDWIKNETFVLSANLHGGALVASYTFDNGNPVTGSLNGYSRSPDDDVFIHLAKTYSSNHASMYKGTGCDNRQTFPEGITNGYSWYQLEGGMQDYNYVWGQCFEITLELSCCKYPPADQLEKFWRDNKVALIEYIKQVHLGVKGQVTDKNGNPIPNAIVEAKGRPHVCPYRTNEQGEYFLLLLPGTYVINATVPGFRSMLKTVEIPDNTGNFSALKQDFSFPEVSDQIRSRVTSCPKTPLYQELTRASSAVKPTVHILVLMTVMLVIFK
- the CPM gene encoding carboxypeptidase M isoform X1, with protein sequence MRAAAGDVVGILILCLVPAAAALDFKYHHTEELEAYLKGVHAANPSLTHLHSIGRSVEGRDLWVLVLGRFPTHHKIGIPEFKYVANMHGDETVGREILLHLIDFLVTSYGRDPVITRLLNNTRIHIMPTMNPDGFEATKVPDCYYTRGRYNRNGEDLNRNFPDAFENNSARIQPETRAVMDWIKNETFVLSANLHGGALVASYTFDNGNPVTGSLNGYSRSPDDDVFIHLAKTYSSNHASMYKGTGCDNRQTFPEGITNGYSWYQLEGGMQDYNYVWGQCFEITLELSCCKYPPADQLEKFWRDNKVALIEYIKQVHLGVKGQVTDKNGNPIPNAIVEAKGRPHVCPYRTNEQGEYFLLLLPGTYVINATVPGFRSMLKTVEIPDNTGNFSALKQDFSFPEVSDQIRSRVTSCPKTPLYQELTRASSAVKPTVHILVLMTVMLVIFK